The segment CAGTAGCGGTCAGAACGTTCGGGACCGCAGATTTGTCACAAAGTTCACTTTTTCCGGTAGAAATCCCAAACACTTTCCAACTGCGTCCACCACTTTCGAAACAGACCAGTGGAGATCCTTGGAAACTGTCACAGTACAAACTGGATTCAAAACGGTCGGTACAGAACATACCTTCCGGACAGTTGAATTGCCCAGCTTTTAACCTTAGTAAATGTTTCTCGGGGATAGCGTTCGCAATGTCGTCCTTCATTATGGACCGTTTGTTCCATCCGATTAAGAAGCAGTCGGAATTCGAAATCCCCTCTGAGTACTGCGAAAGGCAGACATTACTCTTGGTGGTAGAATTTTTACTCAACCTTAGCACCGCAATGTTTGCATCTCCTGATTGAGCGTTGTAATCCGGATGGATTGTTATTTTAGATATTCCGTATTCCTAAAACGAAATATTGCTATTAATATTGTAATCGTTTTTGGGGACTTTATAATACCCTTCTTTTTGAGAGGGTGTTCAATGGTTTAAGATTGAAGTCCCCAATCCGTGCATAGATTTGGTCGGCGTTAAAGTTGGTCAAGCAATCGGCAGAAGTGAGAATTAAACCCGGTTGAAGTAATGAACCTACGCATTCGTATTGATTTCTTTCAATACCCAGTAGTTTCTGGCGACTCCAAATGCTGACTAACCACGGAACATCGACTTTGCCTAGGATGGACGTTCTCGGATCATTGTTCATGGTACAGGACTGCGAGTTTTCCTGCGGACTGATCGGATTTAATGGTTTTGGTTGACCTGTTAAGTGAACGATCAGTTCCGGTTTACTGCAACAGATTTCATTTTGAGAACAACGGTTATCATGTAACCTGAGATTAATTTCATTGTAATCTTTAacattatcagaacagtattCCTTTGGTACACACGTTCCATCGCATGTCGTAGTGTTCACCAATATCTTGGGAGATGTACAACATACCTTGTTTATCGGACATGTTCCACTATCAGTATCACGCAAATTTACTTCGCCTAAATCATCTGCGCATTGCTGGTGAGCAACGCAAACTCCATTGCAAGAATTCGAACCGGTCTGGGTCTCGCAGCAAACTTGATTTGCAGGACAGCCTGAATTACTTTTTCTAAGATTAATTACATTACTTCCAGAACCATTATTGCGACATTGTTGATGGGGAACGCATTTTCCTTTGCACTTTGTAGATGTTGATAGCTTCAGCTTTTCACAGCAAACTTGATTATTGGAACAGTAAGCATTCGAGCTTCgcaagtttataaaattttcatCACACTCCTCGGATGAAGTACACACACCGTTACACGCATCGGATGGTAACGAACTTTGGCAGCAAACTTGATTGAAGGGACAACCGTTGCCAGTCAATCTTAAATTGATCAACGCTTTATCATCTGCATTATATTGTGGACACTGCTCAAGTCGAACACAACGACCATTACAGGTAGCTTTTGACACATCTGATCTGGACTTCACGTGTTCGCAGCAAATTTGATTGCCAGGACATTGATCATCCGAACTTTTTAAGTTAAATCCTCCAGAATCCAAGCACAGGTCGTTCGGAACACATGTCCCATTACAAAAAATGTTCAATGCTTTAGACTGACTACAGCAAATTTGCCCAACTGAACATCCTTCTGATTTCAATCTAAGATTGATCGAATGATCCGAGTATGCTCCCCCCGGACACTGCCTGGCAGATACGCAGATTCCATCGCAGGTTTTTACCTCCGGAATACTCAATACAGTAGTTTTAAGATCCATACAGCAAATTTGACTCTTCGGGCAACTCTGATCCATAAATCTTAAATTTATTGCATTGGTAGGTGTCTGACACTGATCGTATGAAGTACAAGTTCCTGGGCATAACATTTTCTGAGGATATGAATCGACAACTGGAGGTGCACTGAGAAACATATGTTTGTTAGTCTTAGGGTGCGAGCAGCACTGCGTGTTCGGAGGACAATTATCGCTAGTTGCCCTCAGGTTCACCAAAGACGTACTTGTATCGGCACAGTCTTCTGGTGGAATGCACAACCCATCACCACAAGTCTCCGCAGCAAACGGCTTTCTACAACAAACTTGATTTACCGGGCACAAAGCACTCGAGAGTCGTAAATCGATAGAGCTGCTTTGAGCAAGTTCTGGACAATCGCGTAGTGCAACGCACTTTCCATTACAACCTTGAGGAACATCTAAAATTAGTTTCTTTTTCTTACAGCAAACTTGATTCTTTGGACATCTTTGCTTGGAATAATCCAACTCGAATGGACCGTCGTCACATTCTTGGTAAGAAACGCAAGATCCTTCACATTCATTTGGCATTTGAATGGGTTTTAAAGATGAGcaacaaatttgatttgctgaGCAGGTATCGTCCATCAATCGTAAATTAATCTCAGCTTCGGGTGAGAAATCATCCGCGCAAAATTCACTAGCGGTGCATGTTCCTGTACATTTTGATTGAGGCACGCTTTCGCAACATATTAAACTAGGAGGACATTCATCCGAAATTCGAAGATTGATTTGACTGCTTTCCGAAGCCATTTTCATGCATTTAAACAATGGAACACAGTTTCCTTTGC is part of the Sabethes cyaneus chromosome 2, idSabCyanKW18_F2, whole genome shotgun sequence genome and harbors:
- the LOC128735717 gene encoding balbiani ring protein 3-like; this translates as MANETESCQNGDGICVPEYLCENGIIKLFGEGLIDERVDLNECSAGYVCCREDSYSPPLQVNINLVDTDKEDYCEGLCVPFDQCPEVDSESGGGINLRYQYGRCPSSQICCKNPTQGCKDGVCMSIDQCLEADTDINLRLLDSNCPFNEVCCKSFNQQITSQGNACKGNCVPLFKCMKMASESSQINLRISDECPPSLICCESVPQSKCTGTCTASEFCADDFSPEAEINLRLMDDTCSANQICCSSLKPIQMPNECEGSCVSYQECDDGPFELDYSKQRCPKNQVCCKKKKLILDVPQGCNGKCVALRDCPELAQSSSIDLRLSSALCPVNQVCCRKPFAAETCGDGLCIPPEDCADTSTSLVNLRATSDNCPPNTQCCSHPKTNKHMFLSAPPVVDSYPQKMLCPGTCTSYDQCQTPTNAINLRFMDQSCPKSQICCMDLKTTVLSIPEVKTCDGICVSARQCPGGAYSDHSINLRLKSEGCSVGQICCSQSKALNIFCNGTCVPNDLCLDSGGFNLKSSDDQCPGNQICCEHVKSRSDVSKATCNGRCVRLEQCPQYNADDKALINLRLTGNGCPFNQVCCQSSLPSDACNGVCTSSEECDENFINLRSSNAYCSNNQVCCEKLKLSTSTKCKGKCVPHQQCRNNGSGSNVINLRKSNSGCPANQVCCETQTGSNSCNGVCVAHQQCADDLGEVNLRDTDSGTCPINKVCCTSPKILVNTTTCDGTCVPKEYCSDNVKDYNEINLRLHDNRCSQNEICCSKPELIVHLTGQPKPLNPISPQENSQSCTMNNDPRTSILGKVDVPWLVSIWSRQKLLGIERNQYECVGSLLQPGLILTSADCLTNFNADQIYARIGDFNLKPLNTLSKRREYGISKITIHPDYNAQSGDANIAVLRLSKNSTTKSNVCLSQYSEGISNSDCFLIGWNKRSIMKDDIANAIPEKHLLRLKAGQFNCPEGMFCTDRFESSLYCDSFQGSPLVCFESGGRSWKVFGISTGKSELCDKSAVPNVLTATGSYEMWIREQISPSFMQVPMPPMPNRLYLPALP